The following are from one region of the Coffea eugenioides isolate CCC68of chromosome 2, Ceug_1.0, whole genome shotgun sequence genome:
- the LOC113763789 gene encoding protein ECERIFERUM 1-like has protein sequence MASKPGILYDWPWTPLGNFKYVVLAPWVIHHTYPYMVKDASGRDLPMFLVFPFLLLRMLHNQIWISFSRYRTAKGTNRIVDKSIEFEQIDRERNWDDNIIFNGIVFYMVATIKSTANMPIWRTDGVIITILLHVGPVEFLYYWLHRALHHHFLYSRYHSHHHASVVTEPITSVIHPFGEHVAYFLLFAIPLATTFFSETASIVSFIGYISYVDFMNNMGHCNFELIPNWLFSIFPPLKYLMYTPSFHSLHHTQFRTNYSLFMPLYDYIYNTMDKSTESLYESSLSRQEDSPDVVHLTHLTTPESIYHLRLGFASLASQPHDFKWYFYFMWPLTLWSVMLTWIHGRTIVVERNVFKNLKLQTWTVPKFTIQYFAQWQRESINSLIEEAISEAENKGVKLLSLGLQNQAEDLNGNGELYIRRHPLLKVKLVDGSSLAVAIVLNSIPKGATEIVLRGNLSKVAYSIALALCQGGTKVGTIREHEYKKLKARLNPEARSNLVQSKHCATKVWIVGDGLTEEDQMKASKGTTFIPFSHYPPKKMRKDCFYHHTPSMLAPKHLENLDSCENWLPRRVMSASRVAGILHVLENWNVNECGNMIFNIEKIWQASIHHGFRPLAVTPKA, from the exons TACGTTGTTTTGGCTCCTTGGGTGATCCACCACACCTATCCCTACATGGTAAAGGATGCAAGCGGCAGAGACCTTCCGATGTTTCTCGTTTTTCCATTTCTGCTGTTAAGGATGCTCCATAATCAGATCTGGATTTCGTTCTCTCGCTATCGAACAGCCAAGGGCACCAACCGGATTGTTGATAAGAGCATTGAATTTGAGCAGATTGACAGGGAAAGAAACTG GGACGACAATATTATCTTTAATGGGATAGTATTCTATATGGTGGCCACGATAAAGAGTACTGCAAACATGCCCATTTGGAGGACAGATGGGGTGATCATCACAATTCTGTTACATGTTGGTCCTGTGGAGTTCCTCTATTACTGGCTGCATAGAGCATTGCACCACCACTTCCTCTATTCTCGTTACCATTCACACCACCATGCTTCAGTAGTCACTGAGCCTATTACAT CTGTAATTCATCCATTTGGAGAACATGTGGCCTATTTCTTGCTCTTCGCAATCCCATTGGCCACAACATTTTTCTCCGAGACAGCCTCTATTGTTTCATTTATTGGTTACATCAGTTATGTTGATTTCATGAACAACATGGGGCACTGCAATTTTGAGCTCATTCCAAACTGGCTCTTCTCCATCTTCCCCCCTCTCAAGTATCTCATGTACACTCCCTC GTTCCATTCCTTGCACCATACCCAATTTAGAACCAACTATTCACTTTTCATGCCACTATATGATTACATCTATAATACAATGGACAAGTCTACAGAGAGTTTATATGAGAGCTCACTCAGTAGACAAGAGGACTCTCCAGATGTGGTTCATTTAACACATTTAACAACACCAGAATCCATCTATCATCTAAGGCTAGGCTTTGCATCCCTAGCCTCTCAACCCCATGATTTCAAATGGTACTTCTATTTCATGTGGCCACTGACACTTTGGTCCGTTATGCTCACTTGGATTCATGGTCGAACAATTGTTGTTGAAAGGAATGTCTTCAAAAATCTGAAATTGCAGACCTGGACTGTACCAAAATTTACCATTCAA TACTTTGCGCAATGGCAAAGAGAGTCTATCAATAGTCTTATCGAAGAAGCCATATCAGAAGCAGAGAATAAAGGGGTTAAGTTGTTGAGTCTTGGGCTACAGAATCAG GCGGAGGATCTGAATGGAAATGGAGAGCTTTACATAAGAAGGCACCCCCTTCTGAAAGTGAAGTTGGTAGATGGAAGTAGTTTAGCAGTTGCAATTGTACTAAACAGCATTCCGAAAGGAGCAACAGAAATTGTCCTCAGAGGAAATCTATCCAAGGTTGCTTATtcaattgcccttgcattatgcCAAGGAGGAACTAAG GTAGGCACCATCCGCGAGCATGAGTACAAGAAGCTTAAAGCAAGGCTTAATCCAGAGGCTAGAAGTAATCTGGTCCAGTCAAAACATTGTGCTACAAAA GTTTGGATAGTGGGAGATGGATTGACTGAAGAAGACCAAATGAAGGCATCAAAAGGCACTACTTTTATTCCCTTTTCACATTATCCTCCAAAGAAAATGCGCAAAGACTGTTTCTACCACCATACACCATCAATGTTGGCTCCCAAGCATCTTGAGAATTTGGACTCTTGTGAG AATTGGTTGCCCAGGAGGGTGATGAGCGCTTCTCGTGTAGCTGGAATATTGCATGTTTTGGAGAATTGGAATGTGAACGAGTGTGGAAACATGATATTCAACATCGAGAAGATCTGGCAAGCCAGTATTCACCATGGTTTTCGTCCACTGGCGGTGACGCCCAAGGCATAA